One region of Palaemon carinicauda isolate YSFRI2023 chromosome 40, ASM3689809v2, whole genome shotgun sequence genomic DNA includes:
- the LOC137631609 gene encoding uncharacterized protein isoform X2 — translation MSFNLEKFMNDIKGEILTLRYAKKQELLSVAQRCDLEVDPKYVKAVIIDKILQFFIDEGIFEDDDEDIDELRSLTGAYATPGIDPKIEQLRLQLQLQKEQQKMAALELQKQQQLLALEYEHKCKLAELEIQKEQKSANIQIKLKTDGEIPSKFDILKAKKLLPDFDEKDPEVFFTTFEDTAKTLKWPQEQWVMVVRNQFKAYCSYCKQEGHHIENCPNPSCKKSDVGKNSPNPNRKDNKKTFHVAAQELDGDVFKPFTCKGTVNGIPVTCLRDTGSSQSVVALPSQDFKLRHEYVTVSDLSTTKSMPLAEVNLQCPYYQGNVLIAVSRDPLPCSSIQLLIGNDLAGAIVNPVVSDPDILIENESNKLNNAVIQMTSIKPIVIDSGNRVEKTLDLINMTKSNFKDLQNKDPVLKDLWKKVAEPDDHPKTPYFYLDNDLLFRHFRSSKAPATTTWFDCHQLVLPLSLVPALLELAHSHVNHFGVNKTYSTLAEDFFWPGMKKDIQQFIKACHHCQTTGKPNERLPPAPLQPISVPKFPFERIIIDCVGPMPRTKQGNEYLLTVLCPTTRYPIAVPIKNINAKTIIGQLVKIFTTYGFPKTLQCDRGTNFTSKLFQQAMREFNIHNIYASAYHPQSNGALERVHQTIKNLLRKYMQETSEQWDRDIDLLMYIIRSVPQESTGVSPFELMFGRKPRTTLSMVKENLIHNKEEEITNILSYLQELKDKIISLHVFANTNLLHSQEKMSRLYDKKAKLRVFQPGDEVLVYHPIPGSPLREKFMGPYKVLQRISKVNYVLSTPDRRRSKQLVHVNLLKAYQAPIQMVSHLSISPEEKILPLEESSSELLVVLPDDDQLINWKDNTNSQILKSLPSYFTGIPSSQKKLLSQLLSRFHEVCSDSLQRSQTIQHDIVIESGVTPIRQTYYRMVGKKLDSLKQEVQYLLDNDLAEPSTSPWASPCLLVPKPNNQLRLCTDYRKLNKVTVKDSFPLPRINDILDSIGNKKILTRIDLMKGYYQVPLTQSAKEISSFITPFGLFSYKVMPFGLTNAPATFQRMMSEVIRNMKDTYVYLDDVVVASDDWDEHLQTLEELFHRFRSSR, via the exons ATGTCGTTTAATTTGGAGAAGTTTATGAAcgatataaaaggagaaattttgactttacgttatgccaagaaacaggaattattgtctgtagcccagagatgtgatcttgaggtcgatccaaaatatgtgaaagctgtcattattgataaaatcctgcaattcttcatagatgagggaatctttgaagatgatgatgaggacatcGATGAGTTGCGCTCCCTTACTGGAGCATATGCCACCCCTGGAATAGATCCGAAAATAGAACAGTTGCGTCTTCAATTACAATTGCAAAAAGAACAACAGAAAATGGctgcactagaacttcaaaagcaacagcaactattggcattagagtatgaacacaagtgtaaattggctgaactagagatacaaaaagaacagaagtcggcaaatatacagattaagctgaaaactgatggagagatacccagtaagttcgacatactcaaagctaaaaagctgcttcctgattttgatgaaaaggacccagaggtattctttacaacgttcgaagacactgctaaaaccttgaagtggcctcaggagcaatgggtaatggttgtcagaaatcagttcaaag CATATTGTTCCTACTGTAAGCAGGAAGGGCATCACATAGAGAACTGTCCTAATCCTTCGTGCAAGAAGTCTGATGTTGGAAAGAATTCTCCGAACCCTAATAGGAAGGATAATAAGAAAACTTTTCATGTTGCTGCTCAAGAACTTGATGGGGACGTCTTCAAACCTTTTACTTGTAAAGGCACCGTGAATGGTATTCCAGTTACTTGCTTAAGAGATACAGGATCCTCCCAAAGTGTGGTAGCTCTGCCTTCACAGGACTTCAAACTGAGACATGAGTATGTTACTGTTTCGGACCTCAGTACCACCAAATCCATGCCTTTGGCAGAGGTGAATTTACAGTGTCCTTACTATCAAGGTAATGTTTTAATTGCAGTTTCACGAGATCCTTTGCCTTGTTCATCTATCCAGCTTttaattggtaatgatcttgcaggggccattgttaatccagtagtatctgatcctgatattcttatagaaaatgaatcaaataaattaaataatgctgttattcaaatgacatcaattaaaccaattgttatagatagtggaaatagagtagagaagacattagaccttataaatatgaccaaatcaaatttcaaggacttgcaaaataaagatcctgttcttaaggatctttggaagaaagttgcagagccagatgatcatcccaaaactccttacttttatcttgataatgatttgctttttcgacattttaggtcctccaaagcaccagcaaccacaacatggtttgactgtcatcaactggttctaccactctctctagttccagctcttcttgaattagcccactctcatgtgaaccactttggggtcaacaagacttactctaccttagctgaagacttcttctggcctgggatgaagaaggacattcaacaatttattaaagcatgtcatcattgccagactactggcaaacccaatgagagacttccaccagctcctcttcagcccatatccgtaccaaagtttccctttgagaggattatcatagactgtgttggcccaatgcctaggactaagcaaggtaatgagtatttacttactgttctttgcccaacaacgagatatcccatagcagtgccaataaaaaatataaatgcaaaaactataattggtcaacttgtcaaaattttcacaacctatggatttccaaagacattgcaatgtgatagaggcacaaacttcactagtaagctttttcaacaagctatgagagaattcaatattcataacatatatgcttctgcttatcatccccaaagtaacggtgctctggaaagagttcaccaaactattaaaaaccttCTTCGGAAGTACATGCAGGAAACTTCGGAACAGTGGGATAGAGATATTGATCTTCTGATGTATATTATAAGAAGTGTACCACAAGAGTCCACTGGAGTGTCCCCTTTCGAATTAATGTTCGGAAGAAAGCCCCGAACCACTCTCAGTATGGTAAAGGAAAATCTAATTCATAACAAGGAAGAAGAGATTACCAACATTTTGTCATATCTACAGGAGCTAAAGGATAAAATTATATCACTTCATGTATTTGCTAATACCAATCTTTTGCATTCCCAGGAGAAGATGTCCCGCTTGTATGATAAAAAGGCAAAGCTGCGCGTATTTCAGCCAGGAGATGAGGTGCTTGTATATCatcccatacccggttcccccttacgtgaaaaatttatgggaccttacaaagtgcttcaaagaatttctaaggtaaactatgttctCTCTACTCCTGATCGTAGACGATCAAAGCAACTAGTGCATGTGAATTTGTTGAAGGCATATCAAGCACCTATTCAAATGGTAAGTCATCTCTCAATTTCTCCTGAGGAGAAAATACTACCACTGGAGGAATCTTCCTCAGAGTTGCTCGTGGTTCTCCCTGACGATGATCAACTAATCAACTGGAAAGACAACACCAACAGTCAAATTCTAAAATCCTTGCCCAGTTATTTTACAGGAATACCATCTTCTCAGAAAAAATTACTATCACAATTGCTCTCCAGGTTTCATGAAGTATGTTCTGACAGTTTGCAGAGAAGTCAAACCATTCAACATGATATCGTCATCGAGTCAGGTGTTACTCCCATACGCCAGACGTACTACCGTATGGTAGGCAAGAAGTTGGACTCGTTGAAACAAGAGGTACAGTATTTACTAGATAATGACCttgcagaaccaagcacttcaccatgggcttcaccctgtctcctagtacctaaacctaataatcaactaagactctgtactgattatcgtaagttaaataaggtaactgtaaaagattcattcccattacctagaatcaatgatatccttgatagcattggtaataagaaaattcttacacggatagacttaatgaaaggctattaccaagtacctctaactcaatcagctaaagaaatctcatcatttataactccatttgggttattctcttataaggtcatgccatttggtttaactaatgctcctgccacctttcaaaggatgatgtcagaggtaataagaaatatgaaagacacttaCGTATATCTGGATGACGTGGTGGTAGCTAGTGACGACTGGGACGAACACCTGCAGACCCTCGAAGAACTCTTCCATCGCTTCAGATCTTCAAG GTAG
- the LOC137631609 gene encoding uncharacterized protein isoform X1: MSFNLEKFMNDIKGEILTLRYAKKQELLSVAQRCDLEVDPKYVKAVIIDKILQFFIDEGIFEDDDEDIDELRSLTGAYATPGIDPKIEQLRLQLQLQKEQQKMAALELQKQQQLLALEYEHKCKLAELEIQKEQKSANIQIKLKTDGEIPSKFDILKAKKLLPDFDEKDPEVFFTTFEDTAKTLKWPQEQWVMVVRNQFKGKAAYVISQMVEVKEYDVIKKAVLDAYAITAEGYRQQFRHFYKMPSQTFVEFCSDKVRQFTKWLQKTGVSDFESLKNLILMEEFIRKLPGNIATFILEKGETNLLKAASLADDYYLIHKTFKPFNKSTFSQSSTAYCSYCKQEGHHIENCPNPSCKKSDVGKNSPNPNRKDNKKTFHVAAQELDGDVFKPFTCKGTVNGIPVTCLRDTGSSQSVVALPSQDFKLRHEYVTVSDLSTTKSMPLAEVNLQCPYYQGNVLIAVSRDPLPCSSIQLLIGNDLAGAIVNPVVSDPDILIENESNKLNNAVIQMTSIKPIVIDSGNRVEKTLDLINMTKSNFKDLQNKDPVLKDLWKKVAEPDDHPKTPYFYLDNDLLFRHFRSSKAPATTTWFDCHQLVLPLSLVPALLELAHSHVNHFGVNKTYSTLAEDFFWPGMKKDIQQFIKACHHCQTTGKPNERLPPAPLQPISVPKFPFERIIIDCVGPMPRTKQGNEYLLTVLCPTTRYPIAVPIKNINAKTIIGQLVKIFTTYGFPKTLQCDRGTNFTSKLFQQAMREFNIHNIYASAYHPQSNGALERVHQTIKNLLRKYMQETSEQWDRDIDLLMYIIRSVPQESTGVSPFELMFGRKPRTTLSMVKENLIHNKEEEITNILSYLQELKDKIISLHVFANTNLLHSQEKMSRLYDKKAKLRVFQPGDEVLVYHPIPGSPLREKFMGPYKVLQRISKVNYVLSTPDRRRSKQLVHVNLLKAYQAPIQMVSHLSISPEEKILPLEESSSELLVVLPDDDQLINWKDNTNSQILKSLPSYFTGIPSSQKKLLSQLLSRFHEVCSDSLQRSQTIQHDIVIESGVTPIRQTYYRMVGKKLDSLKQEVQYLLDNDLAEPSTSPWASPCLLVPKPNNQLRLCTDYRKLNKVTVKDSFPLPRINDILDSIGNKKILTRIDLMKGYYQVPLTQSAKEISSFITPFGLFSYKVMPFGLTNAPATFQRMMSEVIRNMKDTYVYLDDVVVASDDWDEHLQTLEELFHRFRSSR; the protein is encoded by the exons ATGTCGTTTAATTTGGAGAAGTTTATGAAcgatataaaaggagaaattttgactttacgttatgccaagaaacaggaattattgtctgtagcccagagatgtgatcttgaggtcgatccaaaatatgtgaaagctgtcattattgataaaatcctgcaattcttcatagatgagggaatctttgaagatgatgatgaggacatcGATGAGTTGCGCTCCCTTACTGGAGCATATGCCACCCCTGGAATAGATCCGAAAATAGAACAGTTGCGTCTTCAATTACAATTGCAAAAAGAACAACAGAAAATGGctgcactagaacttcaaaagcaacagcaactattggcattagagtatgaacacaagtgtaaattggctgaactagagatacaaaaagaacagaagtcggcaaatatacagattaagctgaaaactgatggagagatacccagtaagttcgacatactcaaagctaaaaagctgcttcctgattttgatgaaaaggacccagaggtattctttacaacgttcgaagacactgctaaaaccttgaagtggcctcaggagcaatgggtaatggttgtcagaaatcagttcaaaggtaaggcagcatatgtaatctctcagatggttgaagtaaaggagtatgatgtgattaaaaaggcagttttagatgcttatgccatcacagctgaaggttatcggcaacagttccggcacttttacaaaatgccttcacaaacttttgttgaattttgcagtGACAAAGTTAGGCAATTTACAAAATGGTTGCAAAAGACAGGTGTTTCAGATTTTGAATCCTTAAAAAATCTTATTCTAATGGAAGAGTTTATTAGGAAATTGCCAGGTAACATTGCTACTTTCATTCTGGAAAAGGGAGAAACCAACTTGTTGAAAGCAGCCAGTTTAGCTGATGATTACTACTTGATTCAtaaaacatttaaaccatttaataagTCTACTTTTTCTCAATCATCCACAGCATATTGTTCCTACTGTAAGCAGGAAGGGCATCACATAGAGAACTGTCCTAATCCTTCGTGCAAGAAGTCTGATGTTGGAAAGAATTCTCCGAACCCTAATAGGAAGGATAATAAGAAAACTTTTCATGTTGCTGCTCAAGAACTTGATGGGGACGTCTTCAAACCTTTTACTTGTAAAGGCACCGTGAATGGTATTCCAGTTACTTGCTTAAGAGATACAGGATCCTCCCAAAGTGTGGTAGCTCTGCCTTCACAGGACTTCAAACTGAGACATGAGTATGTTACTGTTTCGGACCTCAGTACCACCAAATCCATGCCTTTGGCAGAGGTGAATTTACAGTGTCCTTACTATCAAGGTAATGTTTTAATTGCAGTTTCACGAGATCCTTTGCCTTGTTCATCTATCCAGCTTttaattggtaatgatcttgcaggggccattgttaatccagtagtatctgatcctgatattcttatagaaaatgaatcaaataaattaaataatgctgttattcaaatgacatcaattaaaccaattgttatagatagtggaaatagagtagagaagacattagaccttataaatatgaccaaatcaaatttcaaggacttgcaaaataaagatcctgttcttaaggatctttggaagaaagttgcagagccagatgatcatcccaaaactccttacttttatcttgataatgatttgctttttcgacattttaggtcctccaaagcaccagcaaccacaacatggtttgactgtcatcaactggttctaccactctctctagttccagctcttcttgaattagcccactctcatgtgaaccactttggggtcaacaagacttactctaccttagctgaagacttcttctggcctgggatgaagaaggacattcaacaatttattaaagcatgtcatcattgccagactactggcaaacccaatgagagacttccaccagctcctcttcagcccatatccgtaccaaagtttccctttgagaggattatcatagactgtgttggcccaatgcctaggactaagcaaggtaatgagtatttacttactgttctttgcccaacaacgagatatcccatagcagtgccaataaaaaatataaatgcaaaaactataattggtcaacttgtcaaaattttcacaacctatggatttccaaagacattgcaatgtgatagaggcacaaacttcactagtaagctttttcaacaagctatgagagaattcaatattcataacatatatgcttctgcttatcatccccaaagtaacggtgctctggaaagagttcaccaaactattaaaaaccttCTTCGGAAGTACATGCAGGAAACTTCGGAACAGTGGGATAGAGATATTGATCTTCTGATGTATATTATAAGAAGTGTACCACAAGAGTCCACTGGAGTGTCCCCTTTCGAATTAATGTTCGGAAGAAAGCCCCGAACCACTCTCAGTATGGTAAAGGAAAATCTAATTCATAACAAGGAAGAAGAGATTACCAACATTTTGTCATATCTACAGGAGCTAAAGGATAAAATTATATCACTTCATGTATTTGCTAATACCAATCTTTTGCATTCCCAGGAGAAGATGTCCCGCTTGTATGATAAAAAGGCAAAGCTGCGCGTATTTCAGCCAGGAGATGAGGTGCTTGTATATCatcccatacccggttcccccttacgtgaaaaatttatgggaccttacaaagtgcttcaaagaatttctaaggtaaactatgttctCTCTACTCCTGATCGTAGACGATCAAAGCAACTAGTGCATGTGAATTTGTTGAAGGCATATCAAGCACCTATTCAAATGGTAAGTCATCTCTCAATTTCTCCTGAGGAGAAAATACTACCACTGGAGGAATCTTCCTCAGAGTTGCTCGTGGTTCTCCCTGACGATGATCAACTAATCAACTGGAAAGACAACACCAACAGTCAAATTCTAAAATCCTTGCCCAGTTATTTTACAGGAATACCATCTTCTCAGAAAAAATTACTATCACAATTGCTCTCCAGGTTTCATGAAGTATGTTCTGACAGTTTGCAGAGAAGTCAAACCATTCAACATGATATCGTCATCGAGTCAGGTGTTACTCCCATACGCCAGACGTACTACCGTATGGTAGGCAAGAAGTTGGACTCGTTGAAACAAGAGGTACAGTATTTACTAGATAATGACCttgcagaaccaagcacttcaccatgggcttcaccctgtctcctagtacctaaacctaataatcaactaagactctgtactgattatcgtaagttaaataaggtaactgtaaaagattcattcccattacctagaatcaatgatatccttgatagcattggtaataagaaaattcttacacggatagacttaatgaaaggctattaccaagtacctctaactcaatcagctaaagaaatctcatcatttataactccatttgggttattctcttataaggtcatgccatttggtttaactaatgctcctgccacctttcaaaggatgatgtcagaggtaataagaaatatgaaagacacttaCGTATATCTGGATGACGTGGTGGTAGCTAGTGACGACTGGGACGAACACCTGCAGACCCTCGAAGAACTCTTCCATCGCTTCAGATCTTCAAG GTAG